A part of Loxodonta africana isolate mLoxAfr1 chromosome 11, mLoxAfr1.hap2, whole genome shotgun sequence genomic DNA contains:
- the BSPH1 gene encoding binder of sperm protein homolog 1: MALGLRLLLVWICLLHSVVSYDYEEISFVLFQWTLPQTDEELSFFVFVFLDGKCAFPFNYKDRTFYSCIKSLSKHDWCSLNKTYQGYWKYCGKEDVADCAFPFWYKRMIYRECTDDGSLFGKKWCSLTQNYNKDGIWRYCD; encoded by the exons ATGGCACTGGGCTTGAGGCTTCTGCTGGTCTGGATCTGCCTCCTTCACAGTGTGGTCAGCTACGACTACGAAG AAAtaagctttgtattatttcaatggaCACTCCCACAGACGGATGAAGAGctttcgttttttgtttttgtttttctagatgGCAAGTGTGCCTTTCCATTCAACTACAAGGATAGAACATTCTATTCGTGCATCAAGAGCTTGTCAAAACATGACTGGTGCTCATTAAATAAGACTTACCAAGGGTATTGGAAGTATTGTGGTAAAGAAG ATGTTGCAGACTGTGCATTTCCCTTCTGGTACAAACGTATGATCTACCGGGAGTGTACTGACGATGGGAGTTTGTTCGGGAAAAAGTGGTGTTCGTTGACCCAGAATTATAACAAGGACGGAATTTGGAGATATTGTGATTGA